Proteins found in one Epinephelus fuscoguttatus linkage group LG4, E.fuscoguttatus.final_Chr_v1 genomic segment:
- the LOC125887017 gene encoding E3 ubiquitin-protein ligase TRIM21-like, with the protein MSAASCLLTEDQLLCSICLDVFTDPVTTPCGHNFCKTCITKHWSTNGPCQCPNCKKDFYPRPELQVNTFISEMAAQFRQSAQQKASSSSSEQQVSKPGEVPCDVCTGTKLKALKSCLVCLESYCETHLEPHLTRSGLKRHQLIDPVENLEGRMCLQHDKLLELFCKTDQMCVCMLCTVSDHKTHDVVPLREEYEGKKAELGKTEAEIQQMIQKRRLKIEEIKHSVQLSEEDADREIADGVQVFTALKESVERSQAELMDTIKEKQRKTEKQAEDFIKELEQEISELKKRSTEVEQLSRSEDHLHLLQSFMSLNTAPPTKDWTEVSVRPPSYEGTVVRAVSQLEETLSKQMKKLLTEIELKRVQQSAVDVTLDPDTANPWVILSDDGKQVQTGDVKKNLPNSPKRFDACVGVLAKQSFSSGRFYYEVQVKGKTDWDLGVARESINRKGKITLRPQDGYWTIWLRNENEYKALADTPVSLSLKSRPEKVGVFVDYEEGLISFYDVDAAALIYSFIGCSFTEKLYPYFSPSLNYSGKNSAPLIISPVNKARRSSLIRGIVF; encoded by the coding sequence ATGTCTGCTGCCAGCTGTCTGCTGACTGAAGATCAGCTTCTGtgctccatctgtctggatGTGTTCACTGATCCAGTCACCACACCATGTGGACACAACTTCTGTAAAACCTGCATCACTAAACACTGGAGTACTAATGGCCCCTGTCAGTGTCCAAACTGTAAGAAGGATTTCTACCCCAGACCTGAGCTGCAGGTCAACACTTTCATCTCTGAGATGGCTGCTCAGTTCAGACAGTCAGCTCAACagaaagccagcagcagcagctcagagcaaCAAGTTTCCAAACCAGGAGAAGTTCCCTGTGACGTCTGCACTGGAACCAAACTGAAGGCCCTGAAGTCCTGCCTGGTGTGTCTGGAATCCTACTGTGAGACTCACCTGGAGCCTCATCTGACAAGATCAGGCCTGAAAAGACATCAGCTGATCGACCCTGTGGAGAACCTGGAAGGCAGGATGTGTCTGCAGCACGATAAACTGCTGGAGCTGTTCTGTAAGACCGACcagatgtgtgtctgcatgctctgCACTGTTTCAGACCACAAGACACATGATGTTGTTCCTCTGAGAGAAGAATATGAAGGAAAGAAGGCCGAGCTGGGGAAGACAGAGGCTGAAATTCAGCAGATGATCCAGAAGAGACGACTGAAGATTGAGGAGATCAAACACTCAGTGCAGCTCAGTGAAGaagatgcagacagagagatagcagatggtgttcaggtcttcaccgCTCTGAAGGAGTCTGTTGAGAGAAGCCAGGCCGAGCTCATGGACACGatcaaagagaagcagagaaagacagagaaacaggctgAAGACTTCATCAAAGAGCTAGAACAGGAAATCTCTGAGCTGAAGAAGAGGAGCACTGAGGTGGAGCAGCTCTCACGCTCTGAagaccacctccacctcctccaaagCTTCATGTCCCTGAACACTGCTCCGCCCACCAAGGACTGGACAGAGGTCAGCGTCCGTCCACCTTCATATGAGGGGACTGTGGTGAGAGCTGTGAGTCAGCTGGAGGAGACGCTCAGTAAACAGATGAAGAAGCTTCTCACTGAGATCGAGCTGAAGAGGGTCCAGCAGTCTGCAGTGGATGTGACTCTCGATCCTGATACAGCAAATCCCTGGGTCATCCTGTCTGATGATGGAAAACAAGTTCAAACTGGTGATGTAAAGAAGAATCTCCCAAACAGTCCAAAGAGATTTGATGCTTGTGTTGGTGTCTTAGCAAAGCAGAGTTTCTCTTCAGGAAGATTTTATTATGAGGTTCAGGTTAAAGGGAAGACTGACTGGGATTTAGGAGTGGCCAGAGAGTCGATCAACAGGAAGGGAAAGATCACACTGAGACCTCAGGATGGTTACTGGACGATATGGTTGAGGAATGAAAATGAGTACAAAGCTCTTGCTGACACTCCAGTCAGTCTCTCTCTGAAGTCTCGTCCTGAGAAGGTGGGGGTGTTTGTGGATTATGAGGAGGGTCTGATCTCCTTTTATGATGTTGATGCTGCAGCTCTTATCTACTCCTTTATTGGCTGCtccttcactgagaaactctaCCCATACTTCAGTCCCAGTCTTAATTACAGTGGTAAAAACTCTGCCCctctgatcatctctcctgtcaATAAAGCACGTAGGAGCAGTTTGATCAGAGGAATTGTATTTTAA